The genomic region ATGATGTCATGGTGGTTCGTAATGTCGGCAGCCAATCAGCCTGAGGTGGTATCATTTAGATATTTAGGTGCGAGGTGGTAAAACACTCGGCTAAGTTAGAAgacaaattatcaaaatatgGGTAACCATCTCACGAGAGAGACCAAAAACAAGTGTATAATACATtagcttatttaaaaataaaacttaacaccAAATCCCAACCAGTACAACCATAGGAAAAATCAGAAATACTAATCTAACAATAATTTACAAACAGATGTtcaaaaacttcaaatataaataaaagtagcaACCGGAGTTAAATATCAGTAATCAGAAATATGAATCAACCActaacatacacaaaatatcaataatCAGTTATGAATATGAATCAACCActaacatacacaaaatatcaatagTCAGTTATGAATATGAATCAACCACTAACttacacaaaatatcaataatCAGTTATGAATATGAATCAACAAGTAACTGACACAAAATAGAGTAATCAGTTATGAATATGAATCAACgagtaactgaaacaaaataccAGTAATCAGTTATGAATATGAATCAACCAGTAAGTGACACAAAATACGAGTAATCAGTTATGAATATGAATCaacaaataactgaaacaaaataccAGTAATCAGTTATGAATGTGAATCAACaagtaactgaaacaaaatatcagTAATCAGTTATGAATATGAATCaacaaataactgaaacaaaataccAGTAATCAGTTATGAATGTGAATCAACaagtaactgaaacaaaataccAGTAATCAGTTATGAATATGAATCAATAAGTAACTGACACAAAATACCAGTAATCAGTTATAAATATGAATCAACgagtaactgaaacaaaataccAGTAACTAGTTATGAATATGAATCAACCAGTAAGTGACACAAAATATGAGTAATCAGTTATGAATATGAATCAGCAAGTAACTGAAACAAAGTACCAGTAATCAGTTATGAATATGAATCaacaaataactgaaacaaaatatcagTAATCAGTTATGAATATGAATCGacaagtaactaaaataaaataccaGTAATCAGTTATGAATATGAATCAACAAGTAACTGACACAAAATACCAGTAATCAGTTATGAATATGAATCAACAAGTAACTGACACAAAATACCAGAAATCAGTTATGAATATGAATCAACAAGTAACTGCAACAAAATACCAGAAATCAGTTATGAATATGAATCAACgagtaactgaaacaaaataccAGTAATCAGTTATGAATATGAATCAACgagtaactgaaacaaaataccAGTAATCAGTTATGAATATGAATCAACAAGTAACTGACACAAAATACCAATAATCAGTTATGAATATGAATCAACAAGAAAGTGACACAAAATACCAGTAATCAGTTATGAATATGAATCAACaagtaactgaaacaaaataccAGTAATCAGTTATGAATACGAATCAAcaagtaaatgaaacaaaatatcaatGATCAGTTACAAACACAAACAAAGCTAATACAGAATGAAATaatcagttataaatatatatgaaacagtAACTgacacaaaatatcaaaaatcCGAGAGGAAATAAAACTCTAGAAATATAGTCGAGCTTATAATTGGTTTTTTGGACTTTTTcgttaaatttgtcattaggtGGTTCTGTGATACTTCCATTACTTTGTCCTCTTACTAACCATTTGGTGTTAGAGTAATGATTTGTaacctgcaaagaaaatattacaaatataatgaaacatttcagGGATAAGTACATCATAAAGAATTTCTAGTGTTAGGTGAAACACGTAAagatctttcatttttttaacatattatttcacGTAACATATTCAGGTATAGATACATTAAGTGAGAAAGCACTGCTATCACTGAATAATTCCTTATTATATGTTCAAGATAATGTATTTAAGAATGATTCAGTATTTTCGTCACATATTATTTGCTGGAACAAAATATACCGTGAGATATTTATTTTCGAATGTAAATTTTCTCCTTTTATCCAGTCACTTGATTAATTCAGTAACATCGTATAAAACATATTGTGATATCACTAATCATAAGAGATCGTACtaacaaacatttgtaaacttaTCGGTCATTCATTCTATAGTCACAGTATTAACAAACCTTGGAAAGTTAGAAGTGGTGAATCTTGGGTTTCTATTTCTAAACATTAggtattagttttttttagtgaagaGGACTGGTGTTTCCTGCTTTTTGAACATTTATTAAACGAAAAGCAAGAATGAAGTTGCGAATTATTTGTTCCttgttaatacaaattatttctaTGGTTAAATAATAAAGAGGGAACTTCACATTCgtacatatttgtacatatttgaaataaatttacctTTACTTTGTGCACATTAGGTCTTGAGGGTGAAATCTTGTGTCCCATAAAAGTAATGAGTACAGCGTATTCAAGTAGAGTAGTAAATACGAAGCCAATACAAGACATCATCCAGATATTCAAAGCAGTAACGTAGGAGACGGAAGGCATGTTACTTTGATATTGTTGGGTTACGAGAGCGAGAAGTGACGTCACACTCAAAGTCACTCTTGCAGGATAGGCCTCAGCTGGGATCCAGAAGGTT from Tachypleus tridentatus isolate NWPU-2018 chromosome 1, ASM421037v1, whole genome shotgun sequence harbors:
- the LOC143243837 gene encoding glycine receptor subunit alpha-1-like isoform X2, with the protein product MVLYNNSKIFFAARMSLTLGCEMNLGSYPHDVQECGIEVMSLQYTNDSVVLLWKEFQITGKLLHQQFDFTGHTFTNCTKKYSIGTFSCLAGRFRLTRRFGYFLINKFIPSILIVITSFLTFWIPAEAYPARVTLSVTSLLALVTQQYQSNMPSVSYVTALNIWMMSCIGFVFTTLLEYAVLITFMGHKISPSRPNVHKVKVTNHYSNTKWLVRGQSNGSITEPPNDKFNEKVQKTNYKLDYISRVLFPLGFLIFCVSYCFIYIYN